The segment TAATAATTTTGCGCTGAAGATAGATTCAGTAAGACAGAAATCCTAAAAGAGCAAGGCTTTGATGGGTATTTCAAAAGCTTTAGGTTGAAATTTttagtgttaaggattttttaaattttaagtaaactttttgcatgctAATCTAAATTAACCGAATAGAAAACACTAcaagatctataatgtatactgtattcgacgcaataaataaatttcatttcattaagtTCAATTATTGTGGTAATACGAGGAAAAGAAATCTGTGCCAATCAGAACATTCCATCGCGCCATCGTCCCTTGCTCTGATTGGCTGAAAATGTCGTGTTGGCAATGAGAGGTTTCGCTTCATTccacagattatttttatttacgcaAGTGTATAtaattcatacgtctagattgagacaagcgatgaaaacaggccaggtttattactttagtgtacatgacaagctacgtcttatccTTGCGTTTTGTAttttactttgtgttagtgtccgTGTATTgctaaaatagaggttaagagtcaacttcaaattttttcgacgttttcacaaatTTAACTGTCTAcatagacatataaatgatctaacattttattattgttcCAGGTACAGGCGCGCTGTCAAACAACATTATATGTACAGTCAAGAGCTCAAGTGATTCCAACAAATCATTCACATTCcatttattgtttacattattttgtgGTTGACTGTACCCATATAGTATTACGAGTAACGTGAACATTCCATGTGACAATAAGCATTCCGTATCCGTAGAATATTGAGAGTTAACTGTTAGGGTTTTGAGTCTATAATCGCGTGAAATGTGGTCTAATAAAGCACTTACACTAAGGCTAGTTTCATGCAAAATTAActaagttattaataattattgttattgagacaaatatttcataacaaaatGGCTAACAGTATAGTGATAATATTTGgtgattaaattatattattcaaagctacaattaaaatattatatttaagaagacacaaatttttctattattgtagGAGGTGGATGAACATATTTTTACATTCACcaatcaattattattgtttgaaatAATCTAAATTCcaattatacaattaattttttatgatatattttgcACGCAAATCCCATTTtcttcaaacataaataaacataaccGATTCATGgctttttactaaaaaataccgacgaattgagaacctcctgcttttttgaagtcggttaataagaTATATCTTTGATTTCACTGACGAAAGTtacaaaacttatttaattttcagctatgtttataaaaattacatttataaatcacttttaaaaataaaatattttggttgATTGCTTACGGTAACTAAGCAATAACAAAAAGGCTTAAAGACCTCTCACATGCTTATTAGAATCTACAAATGTCAATTTAATGTAATCGTTTTTATTGTATAAGGTGCTTTTTTATTCTGTCCGTTAATTATCCGCACCTCTATTTTAACAGGTGTGGTGATAATTGGGTGAGATATTCGTTAGTTCATAAATAAACCACTAGAGGGCTtggaaaaactatttttaatgaaaaaaagccttttatacAGTTAAAGATCAAACGCTTTTAACAttgtgattatatttatataataatcattACGTAAGTACACAACTAGATgtccaatcgcctattaaaaggtcgtcaaaaaatgtcctaACGGCGTTGATATTAACTTGTACaggtaacattaaaacattcattaaaattaacaccCTATTTCTttgcagtaatgttcaaagtctatgaaCGAAACCTCACATTAACCTatatagataacattaaaacattcattcaaattaataccTTATTTCTTAGTTAATGTGAGTTTTCGTTGATAGGCTTAGAACATTACATTATCCGTTTAAACAACATTAGTTCAAAATCTATACACGAAAACtcacattaacttatacagataacatttaaacattcattaaaattaatactttatttcgtgacagtaatgttcaaagtctattaaCGAAAagtctgcctaatagacgcgtaggcagagttttgatcggacaatttttgagcgtgactGTGAGtctatttgtttattgtatgcgaatgattataataatttatagctACATTGATATGTATTTGATAATAACAACACAATATGAAATATTAGGTTTATTACAAACGTTTGGCTTAAAActatctaatatttaaaatttctgtgTTCATAATTTTTAACGGCTTGAtagattttgatgttttttttgtactttcATGGATGGTTATAAGCCGTAGTGTGTTTAAGTGCGTTAATGTTAATTCCGAACTTGATATTGTTCCTATAATTCTGATATTCAAATTCACAAGAAATGAAGCTAAAATGGATTATTATAGATGTCTACATGTCTTAcaagatattataaatattataacattacaatttgtcattttaaagtgatattcctcacttatgggattaattattcaaattaaatttgtaaccaaaatttagatatgaacgatgcgggagtcgaaataattagatcctgtagatggagccacaacctgagagttgaacaagacataccaaaatttacaatccatgcgtcactcgaacggttgactcagttggcTTACCAACTCAAGAGGCGCGGTTTCGAGACCCGCATCTTTCAtatattttggttacaaatttaatttgtatattataacatTGTTTGTCCATTTAATGCTATCTACACGAAAatcgtaaaacaaaataaatagtttttgacGACAACGGAACAAATCCGTAGAAAGCATAAATAACTTAACAAGGCGAAATTGCATAGTATTGTTTGGAAGGCCATTTATTTGCCTGAGGGCTAAGTGAAATTGGTTATGAACATTAATGTTCGTATTAAAGTATCTAACCCTTACATTATGCAATTAGTTCTTGTTTAGTTGTAAACGGTTTGTATctatatttagatttatttatattgtaaatgcAAATGTGTGTGTGATTAAAACGTTTTCACGTCCTCACTACTCGACCGATCGAAGCTTTTCTTGTCAGGGGTACAGGAATAATACATCCTGTATTATATTTACCacgaaaatttaagattttCCGAGGGAGCGCGCAATTCAACAAGCATGAAGTTGCGAGCGGTAACTAGTGTTTTATAAGTTGGCGCCGCTGctgtttgataaaattatttttgcgGTAGAAACCCGAGGATTGGCACAGGGAGGGTCCCCGTCATATAACCGTCTGCGTGATGTTAGTAGGCAGTCGTCAGATGCAAATGGTACTTCTAAGGTTATTCTTTTGAAGTATCTGCCTCAACTTAATGTCGCCTTCCCAATATTcgggaaatataaaaaaaaatcaactgaaTTACATCATTTGTGATATGTATTTGTGTACTTAATCGTGAAGTATTAAAAACTGTTAAATAAAGAAGAATTaagaattattacaataaattagtATAAGATCCACTTCCTACGGAAGGTGCTAACGTTCGAGAGATTTTGagtttaaaattgtttaaaaattataagatgTTTGTCGagatcaaaaaatatatattgactaCAAATTATTTGAGCGTCTCGGTTATCCGGACTTGTCACGGGGTTACATTAAATTACTGATCATGTTTTAAGTTAAAACTTTAGTTCTACGACTTTTTATTAATCAtgcgttttattattatagtacatCAATGCTATATTCCCACAAAATAACCGAAAAATGTGTTCAGTGCACCACAGTGACACATTGAAATGATGAAATGAGAAGATTGGCGTGATtaaaccaataaaataaaatagctacTGTTCAGTCGATACCATACTTTTTGTAAACAAACGTCATTGTCAAAATGAGTCCCAATCAGGACGCTTTTGATTAACGCAATATGCGCGCTTGTAAAATTTGTGCTTCTTTTTAACACATATATGTATAGCGGGTTACAGTGTTTCCTTTTCGGATCCCCATAGCAGACTAGTAATgggaaaattaataaaaagtcaTAGAATAAGAGTTAGTATGATAATGCGAGGCAATTAGCCAAAATTCTATTTATGTTTGAATATACATCATGAGTGCCTTGAATCTCCATTTTGTAGTGTGGTGGTTCCACGTATTGTCATTagatacttttatatataatatgaaataatttatactattattGATACATAGGAATATGTCATAATTTCAACGCGTTGGTAAATGTGATGAGTGTGAAGTGCCTTATTTTTGTTTcagaatattatgtaaaaaacaaaatttttatgttacTATATTTAATGTGAGCCGTGCCAATAAAGAAGCGTTATAATTTTCGGTTGCAGCCTTCTATCTTTGTCACACAAAATCGGATACTTTACTCGCACAAAGTACTGAACGCAAAACaactacttaattatttaatgtttttggtttattaaatattcactCAACAAGATTTATTTTCTCGCATTCTGTCAAAAAAGCAACACTGCTCCAAAAACTCTATTTTGTTCTCTATCTCTTTTCATATTGGTGCGGCTTATAAAAGTACTTAGTAATATCATTAAATAGATACTTTGTCCATTATTAAATGGCAGGCTTATTGTTATAGTGCAGCAGCAGCATTTGCAAATTAGGCAAAATATATCTACAGTTTAATGTTGAACAAAATCGCATCgctgatatttaaatttaaataattttgtcacTGATATAGATTAGTAAAACATTGAGGCCTAAAGTAGTGCCTTGAGGAACTCCGTATGGCAATAATTTGTATGAACTTCGTCTATGTTATGGTTTTGTATATTCTCTTTTATAGATTCGTTGTAAGTAATGTTATACTGTGTATTATGTAGTGAAATAACTAATAgttttatatcaaataaaaatcaagcCAGTTTTTGTATTGAAAACCGTTATCAACTTTTTAATAACTGTTTTGTCATACTTTTTACTATGTTTGGATCAAAGTATTTTAGGTTGTAGAGCTTATTTTACTTATGAATTTGGCTGAAGCGAATagaatttatcatttaaatgattttgttaattgtaattaaCACAATGccttaagtaaaaataatttaaggtaCGACGCATTATAGATATAAACTTGCAAATCTAATTTAACAGCGCTGTAAAACTTTAATAGGATTTTGATCGCTAAATAGAAcacaaaattgaatttgaatcattttCTAATATTTCGGACACAATgcgctttaatgagaagaagtggcaagaaaatcAAAACGAAAATAACTCTTATaacattttacatataaatGATATGACTAATTACTGTCGAGATTTGTCGCGACAACGTGGCCGCagaagttttaatatattttcaatacaaaactCTGTTGTTACTTAAATCATGTTACTATCAAAGACTGGATATACTAGCGTAAAGATGACCCAACAGCACTAGAATGCGTGACCTAGCTAGGGGCTTACTATTcgaaatactaaggagctactGCCAAGCGGGGGTGACTGTTTCCGACTTGCCATTCAAAATCGGTTAACtgtagattcgctttccttttctatcttgctgtatctccattagatatgttcttctctctctcgcacgctttgtttgtctttacgctagtatattgccAATCTTTGATAAAACATGTACCATGAACTGGTCTATGCGTTATGCTTATGAACGGGCCTGGCGTGCATTTtgaaaatacaataatagtcatacaattaaaattatcgaAGTGACTACACGTACGGGTACTgtacgaataaattatattaattcatacatgtattcattttttttttaattacgacATGTAGCAGGTGTATTGAAAATTTTTCTTGTCGTAGTTTATGAGGCTGTCgctgattggtctgtttcttgtatttattgtatagtcattatttttttatttatgaattagTGTAACCAACTAATTGTTATTTAATCGAATCTGCATTTGTTCACTAGTATGtcccaaaaaaaattttagacTGTTGACCACAACCCACGAGCGGaacgtagcgtgccgcggcagcggtcGACGAGTGCCAGAACTgaatcggcccttgttcactagtaggtccccataagcaaatttaaataaattgtctgTCCAGAAACCgtattataaattgttcgtacAGTACCGGTATTAATAGACACGGCCTCGAATTATTTCAGTCGTTGATAAAATGCATCTACTCGatgattttatgattttattaattactccAATACGTTGAAACATTTGATTAAtagtttaaattaacatttacaaattatttcaataaagaaGTTGagatgttgatttaaaagagcagcaatgatttaattaaaaagacacTTACGTTGACTTTcagaaatgtaatttttgacgtAGGTACGTGAATGAATGagttttgattgattgattaagTCTGACGTTCGGAAATTTTCatacaataaaatcacaaataTGATAAGATTGTCTtaagtgaataaatattaattgaatattgTGATTCGATAGGCTTTTGTAAATCAACCCAAAGTTATACTTTGTccgtttattattaattaaatctgttttttttttttcgcttcagccaatattttttaataaaggtGTAGACATATGTATATGTTTGTACGgtgttttacatattatatagatatgcAGAAATCATGAATACATTTcccatttatatttattgtgatacaatattaatttattttattgttatttgagtattttgttcTCCTTTATAAGTTTTTCTGATATACTTAATCTGATAATGACAATCTGACACGAACTCTGCtacaatatgaatttaaaattcAGAATTACGGCCGAGATTTTTTTCCCCTAGAGGTTTTCGCGTCAAAAAGTGAGCGCGCTGAGCATATTTACTTTCCGGCATTGAATGAGACTGACCTGTCACGCTCTGCCATGTAACGCTCTTTTGGGTACTTGGCACTTTAAACTGGTGTCAGATGGTGAAATATTCTTGCTGGTATAAACTGAAAAAACCTCCACGCAATTCCTGGCTCGAACCAATCAGAGAGGATTGGATCGTCATTGATTCTAATCGCTTTTCGCCACCACcttatgtaatttaaaaacacattaaaatttaataataacaacatacTCAAATGACAATTTCTCAATTGCAAAGCCTGATTATATTAGAATAAGAATAATCAACTTTAACGGGCCTATTATACTGCAGTCcgtaaagaaaatactatacaaTTCCAACGCTATCGGCTATCTGTGCTTACAGGTTATTGGTTAGCGTAAATTTTAGCCTTCCATAAAGCCAGTGAGAGCGAGCGAGCAAGCGATATCGACAATACTCTTCTTACTGCACCTGCAAGCATTGCCGtggttattatatatattatacattaagtaataataattttacaacaaAGTCAATTAAGAAACAAGTatcaatgtattatttaatgtacTTAAAATGCAAATAATGAATTTCAGTTGGCTCAAAGTTTTGGTCCAAAATTTTGTTAGTTGAATCAAATATTTAGATGTTATATTTACAGTTAGTTGGCAACACTCCACCTGTgttgtttgtaattaaatattattcatattgtaagtgtgttttacttttaaatgaCATCTTAATGGGTGAATCAGGTGAGTGCTCCGTCTGATGAGGAATAATAGATAACTGACAATCATGGGTATATTCaatatgttaaaatttttaatcgTATTTAAACGAGGAACTTTGccaaaaattaatgtaatataaattatcatcgaGATTTAATTACGAATATCATTTGAAAATGTTCCAGTTTCAAACTATTAATTGTTTACTTAAGTAGAATTTAGAAAAAACTAAATCCTAACTTTGATTAGATttttcccttatttttatttgaatttatcacGGAATATTTTGCGCAACAAAGGAAGAAAAATCAAAAGAAATGAAATCGTGATGCAAGAATTAGTTTAAACTAATCCTGGATCCTGCAGCCCTTAAATAAGGCAAATAACTGACTAAATAAGGAAAAGTACTGCATAAATACAGTGCATTTCTCTTAAattgaggttaactgtcaacctcaattttatctatcatatctagacgtataaatggtaGGTAAAGGTACTTAACATAATACTTATgtatgtaacataatattatagaaattcGTTAACATTTTGACCATTGAATGAAGCTTTGTTTACAACCAAGatctattattatctatttgGCATCGTCATCGCTTAAACGAAAGTAGACGTAATTACGTAGAAAAGTAAAATTTATGACACTACTAACTTCCGTGGTGGTCCTTATGCCACTGTAATAGAGGCGATAAGAAAGCGACATCTTGGCAAGGTCTGGGCTCTCCAGAAATAAATCTCCAGTTCATCTGGTGCCAATTCTGTCGCGTGTCATTAGTCGGTTCGACAACACGCTAGGCGCAAACTGTCTGGCGAAAAcgtgcttattttttttattggttacTATTTGGCGGCAAAGATGACAGAAGACTATCACCACGTTGTGACAAGAATGGAGGATATTACAGAACAGGACGACAGACATCTTGCGGGGGCGAGGAAGGAAATAAGGAATGATTTGACAATAATAATTCCAGAAAACCCATTTCCTGACGAATTAGTAGATGCGTACCCTCCTTTAAAATTTTCGTGGGTGATACCAAAAAAATTGGCCGCGATGGCGTTTCCAAGGCATAAAGAAAACTTACAGTTTCTGTTAAATCAGGGTATCACGCATTTGGTCACGTTGACGAAGGATAAAAAACCACCAGTTGATGAGGTCCCGAGGTTGCGGTGGACAGAAATACCAGTGGAGGAGTTCGAATTGCCAACGGTTGACCAAATTGAAACGTTTATCAACATTTGTAAGAAGGCGGATAAAAATGGAGAGGTAGGTGAAAACTTGTTCATACATCTCTTGGCATTACCTactctttatataataaatactgtcATGTCGACTATTTACTTGTCTTGAGTTCATTAATTAGCTGAAATGTTGAATACAGAGGCTAGTGACATGTgatttatatgtacatatatgtTTTATGGGATTAAAACGCtggtaattgaaaaaaattacgGAAACCTCAATTGTTAGGTTAGGTACCTActgtttcaataaaaaatatactactTGACTGATACTAATTCACTTTTACACATAAGAAAGCTAAAAAGCACACGCTACATAAGAATTAActgaaaaataatcaaaataacaGATTAGTTAATTCTTGGAACTACTAACATATCCTAGCCTATCGAAATGCAAATGCGATTTATTCTTGCAAGTGTTATACTTAGATAGTATTAACTTATATTATGAATGATAAATTAACGAAACTGAATTAATTGTAGGTAGACTTATTCGGACAACGCGGggagatttatttttaaagaaaatttattcgaatttaagtaaatttattaaattacttatgtcTAGTACAACGAGTGTTTTAAccaaattgtataataatatatagggaactTTTTAAGGGAAGGTTTTAACACTGAATGAAATAACTTAATACTTGGTTTATTCTATGAGCACTACGGAGAGCTAGACGCTATGTCAGCGGTATCACACCTGCGCCCGACCGCCAAATATCAAAATACACATTGTTATTACAGATTATTTTCTAATGTGATAGAGTTATGTAGACATTGAACAGAGGTACCTACATAGTCAGTGAATTCACCCTGAATGCAACAAAACAGATTCCTCACTTTTTCGTTAAAAGTGCACGCGTCACCGCTGCCTGGCTTAACAAGTTGGTGCGCGCCGACGGCACCATCAGCAACGGCGGCCAACGATGGCGCCATACGTACATATCCGGAACAATAATATACAGTCTACTCAATTTAACCGCATTATTTACCTTCCCGCTTAAAACTTTGAATTGATATGAGATCAGCGCCAGGTCCCTTCTTAACCTCTGCTCTCTATTTCCAACCAAACCGAAATGTCGGGTACCTACATATGTGGATAAAAAGGGTAAACCCTCGTGTATAGGGAccgagtatttttttatagaagagtgACGGGTCACCgtattttaagtgatcacctccgcccacattctcttgcaacaccggaggattcacaggagcgttgccggcctttaagaaaatTTTACGGGTTtctcttgaaggtacccatgtcgtatcgacccggaaacaccgcaccaggaagctaactccacagcttggttgttccctagacacacatccagatgatggtgATGAAGCTTTAAAGGATGTGTTGTCCATGAGAGGTAATAagacaaattgtttttttttagtagtaaacgcgcaaacttgagtcttctgcgggttaaattggacaaggttcattttgCCCCATTCCGCGATCTCCTCAAGAGAGtcctcgatagaagacacaagattCTACCTgcgaaatttattttgtacctaCTCGCTCAACACATTGCCGTGATACACAAAATTATACCTCTGCCGATAACATGTTTACGATCCATAAGATGTATTCAATGATCTTAACACATGGGCGTTCTGCTTTCATGAAACTCATTGACGAGTTTGATTATGTACTTGGCAATGCTTCTTACTAGTTTGAGCTTTTATTACTAGATAATATAAGTAGTAACAATATTGCAAAATAAGTTATTTATcacttaatctatatatatgttAGAGATTTCCACGTCacgtcactcatcacgatatctctggaaccataaggcgtaaagacttgaaatttggtagaaatattcctttcgccgagttcAGAGAGAGATCagctatttatataaagaaattccatccgcaagagttttttttataacagaacaacgtctgtcgggtccgctagtataatataaaatatgccCAGATATTATTACCggtatcttagatcatttatacgtctagaatctagatagactgtgacagctgtgaaaacgttgaacaCAATTGAGGTTGACCGTTAGGCTCTAAAACTAGGGGTTAACTGTGTGTTAGTgcgcgtgcattgctcaaaatgcACGCAATGTTGCATACAttaactaacacaaagtgacacactACTGACAAactacgcacactaaagtaataaacctggcctgttttcatcggttggtCTGGTCTATGTTTATCTTTTGTGACGATTTCGATTTAATCTATGGAATAATCAAAGGATGAgtcattatttattcaaactttAGCGCTTTGATTTTTCAAAACTACAGTGTATgtgagtgaatttttacgatgcgcgctcATAACGTCATGCAAATTCGACACCATGACAtaagctggtcaactagaccatatTAGAGTTACAACTCTAACAGATAATATATAACTACaagttttttaatacaaaaaaaaaatctctctaattgtataaaaataatttaatgatatctAATTAcccgttatttaactaaattgtgcggtataataatattttaattggttgtatttaataccatctttattacaataatgaTTGTTCTACAAACATAGTCGTAACTCGTAGCACGAggaataactttttttaaggattttcgTTTTATTATGCTAACTAGCGTGCGtaccatattttattttttatgaaagaacaAAAGATGGTACGAGTTACCTTGTGGTACgtacgaggggcacactgaaatgatcgggaataagaaaaaccacatgcacggtatagctaaattgtattttattatttttcgaagtattctccgttcaACTTAATGTACTTTTCCATTCGTGCAAACCAATAATTAAAACGGTAAATCCAGTTTGAAGTTGATGTTGACAAAATGGCTGATATGTACGCTTCCACAGctgcttcggggtcttcaaaccgttgacgcgtaataaatctttcattctagGGAATGTAAGGATggcccatcagctcaacgttttcctgcttcaaaaaatcatttgttttCCGAGCCGTATAGGAGCTCGCATTATCGTGATCATGAGTTCAGCCATCATTTGTGGCAAACAAACCGTGATATACCACTTAGCGGTAACCGTTCTGCGTTAGCGCTGTAAAGGAATTGTAGCAGCATGCCCctttttggagacaaacgtagcGACATATTCTTTGACACGCTGCGGGAGCGAACTACTTTCTTTGGTTTGACCTCGTCTTCGAAGACCCAAACTGCTGTCTGATGTTTTCTTTCAGGTTCGTatgaataaatccatgattcgtcacctgaaacaatattataaacggcATTTGACTTCTCTCCGTTGAAGCGTTGCAGAGTATTCCGTCACCAATCTACACAAGCCGCCTTTTGCTCTTCGGACAAATTGTGGGGAACCCAGCGCAGCGGGAAACTAGCTTTCTTACACACACTCATTCCGATTCTGATAACAGCCTGAATCTGCTCGTATGTCACATGACGGTCATCTAATATAATAAGTTCGAACAGCTGCGATGTTTTCAGGCTGTAGTTTTTCGACCTGTAGAACAAAGAGTGCTGAGCGACACAcgaccgcgtcggaactcggcaTACCAGCGGTATATTGTCGTTTAACTCGGTGCTT is part of the Leptidea sinapis chromosome 13, ilLepSina1.1, whole genome shotgun sequence genome and harbors:
- the LOC126967669 gene encoding dual specificity protein phosphatase 23-like; translated protein: MTEDYHHVVTRMEDITEQDDRHLAGARKEIRNDLTIIIPENPFPDELVDAYPPLKFSWVIPKKLAAMAFPRHKENLQFLLNQGITHLVTLTKDKKPPVDEVPRLRWTEIPVEEFELPTVDQIETFINICKKADKNGEVLGIHCRQGRSRCGVMLASYLVHFHRFDPDQALNVIRMIRPGSCDFYDHEEAVGKYYEKLTENNPLHFGVSGEVMEEFMEAAKEYTKKSL